A DNA window from Sporosarcina sp. ANT_H38 contains the following coding sequences:
- the pyrE gene encoding orotate phosphoribosyltransferase has product MVKKEVAEILLNVGAVELSPEEPFTWASGIESPIYCDNRLTMSDPIGRKKIAEGLAGLIRENYPETTVIAGTATAGIPHAAWIADILGLPMVYIRSKAKGHGRSRQIEGKILDTDKAIIIEDLISTGGSSLNAAEALRSEGIQVAGIVSIFTYELQSADETFASAGLTYKSLTDFGALAEVAQANGAISAESMTGLLEWHGKLKAGLLK; this is encoded by the coding sequence TTGCTGAAATCCTGTTAAATGTAGGTGCAGTTGAATTAAGTCCAGAAGAACCGTTTACTTGGGCATCAGGTATCGAGTCACCAATTTACTGCGATAACCGATTGACGATGTCAGATCCGATTGGTCGGAAAAAGATTGCAGAAGGCCTTGCAGGATTGATCCGTGAAAACTATCCTGAAACGACGGTTATCGCAGGTACTGCTACTGCCGGGATCCCTCACGCTGCTTGGATTGCGGACATTCTTGGATTACCGATGGTGTATATCCGTTCGAAAGCAAAGGGACACGGACGCAGTCGGCAAATCGAGGGTAAAATACTCGATACTGATAAAGCAATTATTATCGAAGATTTGATTTCAACAGGCGGCAGTAGCTTGAATGCAGCTGAAGCACTACGTTCTGAGGGTATCCAAGTAGCTGGTATTGTTTCTATATTTACATATGAACTTCAAAGTGCAGATGAAACATTCGCTTCTGCCGGACTAACATACAAGAGTTTGACAGATTTTGGTGCACTAGCCGAAGTCGCACAAGCAAATGGTGCAATAAGTGCAGAATCGATGACAGGTTTACTTGAGTGGCACGGGAAATTGAAGGCTGGTTTGTTGAAATAA